Proteins from a genomic interval of Dunckerocampus dactyliophorus isolate RoL2022-P2 chromosome 5, RoL_Ddac_1.1, whole genome shotgun sequence:
- the neto2b gene encoding neuropilin and tolloid-like protein 2 codes for MNVVWILLLFIEEGFARAQKTAEQGAVSKVVKPSPSQRPAYSRHCGNWIRHADGGTFSSPNYPNTYPPNKECLYVLEALPRQRVELLFDKAFYIESSFECRFDHIEVRDGPFSFSPLINRFCGATCPGLVLSSGRFMWIRFFSDEELEGIGFQVRYSYTSDPEFHLHVGGLLNPIPDCQFELTGADGLIRSSQVEEEYKVKPDQAVDCIWTIRAPSKNKIYLRFLEYQLENSNECKKNFVAVYDGSNAIEDLKAKFCSTVANDIMLDTGVGVVRMWADETSRLSRFRMLFTSFADPPCIGSAFFCHSNMCINNSLVCNGVQNCVFPWDESNCKEKKQKGIFHHITKTHGTVICVSTGVVLLLLIISILVQIKQPRKKVLVRKNNLFQRGDFQETFEPPHYELLTLREKKMSGDLGELSEELQSLQALRRSSSGSRCVHEHHCGSQASLNSIKAGQGTHGVGRGSLDLPPFRGELQRSLPPLRDSNSSLRKTSWPSVKAVTAMQGQYSLAERAVRRQDRVMEEEEDEEDGSYDVYVRRAGNRRGKYEMAQQRSLSMDF; via the exons AGCAAGgtgcggtgtccaaagtggtgAAACCGTCACCTTCACAGAGGCCGGCATATTCTCGTCACTGTGGGAACTGGATAAGACATGCAGACGGCGGCACCTTCAGCTCTCCCAACTACCCCAACACATACCCTCCTAACAAGGAATGTTTGTACGTGCTggaag CGCTGCCCCGGCAGAGGGTCGAGCTGCTGTTCGACAAGGCCTTCTACATTGAGTCATCCTTCGAGTGTCGTTTTGACCACATCGAGGTACGTGACGGCCCCTTCAGCTTCTCACCGCTTATTAATCGCTTCTGCGGCGCCACCTGTCCGGGACTGGTCCTCTCCAGCGGCCGCTTCATGTGGATCCGCTTCTTCAGCGACGAGGAGCTGGAAGGCATCGGCTTCCAGGTCCGCTACAGTTACACGTCAG ACCCAGAGTTCCATCTGCATGTGGGAGGACTCTTAAATCCCATCCCAG ATTGTCAGTTTGAGCTGACAGGGGCTGACGGCCTGATCCGGTCTAGTCAGGTTGAGGAGGAGTACAAGGTGAAGCCAGACCAAGCCGTGGACTGCATCTGGACCATACGTGCCCCATCCAAAAACAAG ATTTACCTGCGATTCTTGGAATATCAGCTGGAGAACTCCAATGAATGTAAGAAGAACTTTGTGGCTGTTTATGACGGCAGTAATGCCATTGAGGACCTTAAG GCAAAGTTTTGTAGCACAGTGGCCAACGACATCATGCTGGACACAGGCGTGGGTGTGGTGAGGATGTGGGCGGACGAGACGAGCCGCCTCAGCCGCTTTCGGATGCTCTTCACCTCTTTCGCAGATC CCCCCTGTATAGGCAGTGCTTTCTTCTGCCACAGCAACATGTGCATCAACAACTCCCTGGTGTGCAatggtgtacaaaactgtgtcttTCCCTGGGATGAAAGCAACTGCAAAG AGAAGAAGCAAAAGGGTATTTTCCATCACATCACAAAGACTCACGGCACAGTCATCTGCGTGTCTACCGgagtggtgctgctgctgctgatcaTCTCCATCCTGGTGCAAATCAAGCAGCCACGTAAAAAG GTGTTGGTACGTAAGAATAACTTGTTCCAACGTGGAGACTTCCAGGAGACGTTTGAGCCTCCACATTATGAACTTCTCACGCTCAGAGAAAAG AAGATGTCTGGGGACCTTGGGGAGCTCTCAGAGGAGCTCCAGTCCTTGCAGGCCCTCAGGAGGTCCTCGTCGGGCTCGCGCTGCGTCCACGAGCACCACTGCGGCTCTCAGGCCTCGCTCAACTCCATCAAAGCCGGTCAGGGCACTCATGGGGTGGGGCGTGGATCCCTGGACCTTCCCCCATTTAGAGGCGAGCTCCAGAGATCCTTGCCTCCTCTGCGGGACTCCAACAGCAGTCTGCGGAAGACGAGCTGGCCCAGCGTAAAGGCGGTCACTGCCATGCAGGGCCAATACAGCCTGGCAGAGCGAGCAGTGAGGCGGCAGGATAGagtgatggaggaggaggaagacgaggaggatGGGAGCTACGATGTCTATGTGCGCAGGGCTGGGAACAGAAGAGGGAAGTACGAGATGGCCCAGCAAAGATCTTTATccatggatttttaa
- the si:dkey-30c15.2 gene encoding uncharacterized protein si:dkey-30c15.2 isoform X2, translating to MLTFGLTDLFTMDLNGTLSTYQIDVLSTVYLLSLTPSVIGSFSVLVVSTVRWRYLKQQVHLLVQLALADLLAALILMFTSAMNKVSNDNSVTICQYSLPLSLTFYFISFLLVVVYAWKSKNAIQGWRATAAEDELQQSPCRSKLVGIPVYLIVWLIPTAVYLAYVLTPFIKATLLIPDPDASLSITIQNDAKYCTSCILFLHVWMDSCSDAVIYYKVGWWYEQHKQEALFPVEGDGRSSRRFKSVFSTARSMVMVILFCWIPALLVILLSTLMAWTRVEQHSLFPAYLIQAASVSLQGFLNSMVYAWRRPNFTEAVRGENTPLVAYKHIAFFDESLKSSP from the exons ATGCTGACTTTTGGGTTGACTGATTTATTCACCATGGATCTGAATGGTACACTGAGTACCTATCAG ATTGATGTTCTCTCGACAGTGTATTTGCTCTCACTAACTCCCAG TGTGATTGGCAGCTTTTCTGTCCTGGTGGTTTCCACGGTGAGATGGAGGTATCTGAAACAACAG GTGCACCTCTTGGTCCAGCTCGCCTTGGCGGACCTTTTGGCTGCTCTCATCCTGATGTTTACCAGCGCCATGAATAAAGTCAGCAACGACAACAGCGTCACCATCTGTCAGTACAGCTTGCCTCTGTCACTG ACATTTTATTTCATCTCATTTCTGCTGGTGGTGGTCTATGCGTGGAAGTCCAAGAACGCGATCCAAGGGTGGAGAGCAACAGCAGCTGAGGACGAGTTACAACAG agtcCTTGCAGAAGCAAACTAGTCGGGATACCTGTGTACTTGATAGTATG GTTGATCCCGACTGCGGTTTACTTGGCATATGTCCTCACGCCTTTCATCAAAGCCACTTTACTGATACCAGACCCTGACGCCTCACTCAGCATCACCATACAGAATGATGCCAAATACTGCACCAG TTGTATTTTGTTCTTGCACGTCTGGATGGATTCCTGCTCAGATGCT GTTATTTACTATAAGGTCGGTTGGTGGTATGAACAGCACAAACAGGAGGCACTTTTCCCAGTGGAAGGAGATGGACGCTCAAGTAGGAGATTCAAGAGTGTGTTCTCCACAGCCAGGAGCATGGTGATGGTCATCCTGTTCTGCTGGATACCAG CCCTCCTGGTCATTCTGCTGTCAACCTTGATGGCATGGACCCGTGTTGAACAGCACAGCCTCTTTCCTGCTTACCTGATACAG GCTGCCAGCGTGTCCCTGCAAGGTTTCCTCAACAGTATGGTGTATGCATGGAGGCGGCCCAACTTTACAGAGGCCGTCCGTGGGGAGAACACCCCCCTGGTGGCCTACAAGCACATCGCTTTCTTTGACGAATCACTAAAGAGTTCTCCTTGA
- the si:dkey-30c15.2 gene encoding uncharacterized protein si:dkey-30c15.2 isoform X1, with protein sequence MLTFGLTDLFTMDLNGTLSTYQIDVLSTVYLLSLTPSVIGSFSVLVVSTVRWRYLKQQVHLLVQLALADLLAALILMFTSAMNKVSNDNSVTICQYSLPLSLTFYFISFLLVVVYAWKSKNAIQGWRATAAEDELQQSPCRSKLVGIPVYLIVWLIPTAVYLAYVLTPFIKATLLIPDPDASLSITIQNDAKYCTSCILFLHVWMDSCSDAEIIHDTFMRVFLLLVVIPVMLSCSVIYYKVGWWYEQHKQEALFPVEGDGRSSRRFKSVFSTARSMVMVILFCWIPALLVILLSTLMAWTRVEQHSLFPAYLIQAASVSLQGFLNSMVYAWRRPNFTEAVRGENTPLVAYKHIAFFDESLKSSP encoded by the exons ATGCTGACTTTTGGGTTGACTGATTTATTCACCATGGATCTGAATGGTACACTGAGTACCTATCAG ATTGATGTTCTCTCGACAGTGTATTTGCTCTCACTAACTCCCAG TGTGATTGGCAGCTTTTCTGTCCTGGTGGTTTCCACGGTGAGATGGAGGTATCTGAAACAACAG GTGCACCTCTTGGTCCAGCTCGCCTTGGCGGACCTTTTGGCTGCTCTCATCCTGATGTTTACCAGCGCCATGAATAAAGTCAGCAACGACAACAGCGTCACCATCTGTCAGTACAGCTTGCCTCTGTCACTG ACATTTTATTTCATCTCATTTCTGCTGGTGGTGGTCTATGCGTGGAAGTCCAAGAACGCGATCCAAGGGTGGAGAGCAACAGCAGCTGAGGACGAGTTACAACAG agtcCTTGCAGAAGCAAACTAGTCGGGATACCTGTGTACTTGATAGTATG GTTGATCCCGACTGCGGTTTACTTGGCATATGTCCTCACGCCTTTCATCAAAGCCACTTTACTGATACCAGACCCTGACGCCTCACTCAGCATCACCATACAGAATGATGCCAAATACTGCACCAG TTGTATTTTGTTCTTGCACGTCTGGATGGATTCCTGCTCAGATGCT GAGATAATCCACGACACTTTTATGCGAGTGTTTCTTCTACTTGTGGTGATTCCTGTGATGTTGTCTTGCTCA GTTATTTACTATAAGGTCGGTTGGTGGTATGAACAGCACAAACAGGAGGCACTTTTCCCAGTGGAAGGAGATGGACGCTCAAGTAGGAGATTCAAGAGTGTGTTCTCCACAGCCAGGAGCATGGTGATGGTCATCCTGTTCTGCTGGATACCAG CCCTCCTGGTCATTCTGCTGTCAACCTTGATGGCATGGACCCGTGTTGAACAGCACAGCCTCTTTCCTGCTTACCTGATACAG GCTGCCAGCGTGTCCCTGCAAGGTTTCCTCAACAGTATGGTGTATGCATGGAGGCGGCCCAACTTTACAGAGGCCGTCCGTGGGGAGAACACCCCCCTGGTGGCCTACAAGCACATCGCTTTCTTTGACGAATCACTAAAGAGTTCTCCTTGA